The stretch of DNA GATAGACCGCACTGGTCATCGCCGTGACCTGTGCACCGGTCGGCGGGTGGTGGTCCACCAGTCCGAGGTGTCGCCCGTGCTGGGTCCAGCGGGCGTAGACCCGGTCTCCTTCGGCGAGGAGCTCGTCCACGGTGAGGGTGAAAGGGCCGTACGCGTCGATCATCTCCTGGACGTGCTCGGTGTACTGCTGCGGCGTCCGCTCCACGACCACCGGTGCCTCCGAGGCGACCTGATGGGCTCGGACCCGGTCGGCCATGAAGTGACCGGCTCGGTCGGGGTGCAGGCCCGAGCGCACCTGCAGCAGGAACTGGCGGACGGTCTCCTTGGAATTGGTCATTGGCGAAGTGTGGCAGCACGCTCAGGCCCGGCGGGTTCGGGGCGTTCGGTGAGGTGACCGTTCTCGGCTCGGGCGCCGGGGCGGACGGGGGGCGGTGGGGTGACCGCGGCCCCCGGGGGATGTGGGTGGGGAGGGGGAGGCTATGGTGAGACTGAAACGGGGAGCTATCCCCGTTTGGGGTCGAGCGAGGGGCGTGGGCATGATCCAGCGTCAGGATCCGGGGCGGGGGCGGGGGCAGCGTGCTGCGGACTGGGCGGACGGCCGGCTGGGGGTCTACACCGTGGCCAGGGCCAACCTGCGCAAGATCTTTCCGGACCACTGGTCCTTCATGCTCGGGGAGATCTGCCTCTACAGCTTCGCCATCATCATCCTGACGGGTGTCTACCTGACGCTGTTCTTCAAGCCCGGCATGGGTGAGGTGGTCTACCACGGGGCCTACGCCCCGCTGAACGGCATCCGGATGTCCGAGGCATACGCCTCCACCATGGACATCAGCTTCGAGGTGCGGGGCGGGCTGCTGATCCGTCAGATCCACCACTGGGCAGCCGTGGTGTTCATCGCGGCGATGTTCGTGCACATGATGCGGGTGTTCTTCACCGGGGCGTTCCGCAAGCCCCGTGAGATCAACTGGGTCTTCGGCTTCCTGCTGCTGTTCCTCGGCATGTTCGACGGCTTCATGGGCTACTCGCTCCCGGACGACCTGCTCTCCGGCACGGGCATCCGCTTCATGGAGGGCGCCGTCCTGGCGGTGCCGCTGGTCGGCTCGTACCTGCAGATGTTCCTGTTCGGCGGGGAGTTCCCGGGCACCGACATCGTGCCGCGCCTGTTCACCGTGCATGTGCTGCTGATCCCCGGCGTCATGGTGGGGCTGCTGGTGGCCCACCTGATCCTGGTCTTCCACCACAAGCACACCCAGTGGGCCGGGCCCGGCAGGACCGAGCAGAACGTGGTCGGCATGCCGCTGATGCCGGTCTACCTGGCCAAGGCCGGTGGCTTCTTCTTCCTGGTGTTCGGCGTGATCGCGTTGATGTCCGCGATCGCCACCATCAACCCGATCTGGGCGTACGGCCCGTACCGCCCGGACCAGGTCTCCACCGACGCCCAGCCGGACTGGTACATGGGCTTCGCCGAGGGCTTGATCCGGGTGATGCCGGGCTGGGAGGTCCGGGCCTGGGGGCACACCCTCAACCTGGGGGTCTTCATCCCGCTGACCCTCTTCCCGGTGATCCTCTTGGCCATCGCCGCGTACCCGTTCATCGAGGGGTGGGCCACCCGGAGCGGGCGGGAGCACCACCTGCTCGACCGCCCGCGCAACGCGCCCGTGCGGACCGCACTCGTGGCGGCCTGGATCAGCCTCTACCTGGTGATGCTGGTGGGCGGCGGCAACGACCTCTTCGCGACGCACCTGCACCTCTCGCTCAACACCATCACCTACGCCGCCCGGGCGGGGTTCTTCCTGGTGCCGGTGGTCACCTTCTGGGTGACCAAGCGGTGGTGCCTGGGGCTGCAGCGCCGCGACCGCGACAAGGTGCTGCACGGCCGGGAGACCGGGGTGATCAAGCGCCTGCCGCACGGCGAGTTCGTCGAGGTCCACGCCCCGCTGCCGCAGGACGAGCTGTTCAAGCTCACCGCGCACGAGCAGCCCGGCCCGATCGCACTGCCCGCTCCGGCGGACGCCAACGGCGTGGCGCGCCCTGCCGGTGCGCTCGACCGGCTCCGGGCGGGTCTGTCGCAGGGCATCCACGGGGAGCACGCCCGGGTGCCGAAGCCCACCGCCGAGGAGTACCGCGAGAGCGCCGCGGGCCACGGCCACTGACCGGCGCTGCCGACCGAGGGAGGACACCGTGCGCAACCCGGCCGACCAGCTCGCCGACAGTAAGTACCTGCTCCTCACCACCTTCGACGAGACCGGTGGCCGGGCCCACGCCAGCCGGCTGTGGGTGGTGGCCGACGGGCCGGCGCTCGGGGTCTGGGCCCCCGCCGACTCGGGCGAGGCCCGGCGGATCCGGCGTCGGTCCCGGGTGCTGGTCGGTCCGTGCGACGCCCACGGGCGGCCGACCGGACAGCCGGTGCCGGCCCGGGCCGGCCTCTGCGACGCGGACGCGACGGCCCGCTACCGCAGCTCGCTGATCGACAAGTACGGCCTGACGGCGATGGTCACCCTGGCCGTCAGCCGGCTGCGGGTGGGGCTGGCCGGGACGGTGGGGATCAGGATCACCCCGAGCGAGCTGGAACGGCGGCTGGTCGGGCCGGAGTGGCGGCCGCCGAGCACGTACTGCCCCAACTGAACCCGCTCCCGGCCGGGGCTCAGGTCTGCCAGAGCCGGCTGAAGGTCTGGTCGAGCCGCTCCGGGGGCACCGGGGTGCCCGGGAGGGGGTGGCCGGTGGGGCGGAAGGCGTCCAGGAGCAGGGCCAGCGGGCGGCGCCACCCCTCGGGGTGGTCGGCGACCAGGGCGGGCATGGCCCGGAGCAGCGGGCCCATCAGGACGAGCACGTCCATGGCCGCCACGTCGGTGCGCAGGGTGCCCTCCTCCTGGGCGCGGGCGACCAGGGTGGTGACGGTGGCCGCGTTGCCCCGGGAGATGTCGTCGAGAAAGGCCGAACGGCCGGCGGCGGCGGTGACCAGGTCGTTGAGGCCGCGGTCGCGGGAGACCAGGGCGAAGATCCGCTCGAAGTAGCCGGCCAGGGCGGGCCAGGCCTCGTCCCGGGCGAGGGCCTCGGCGGCGGCCTCGCCGAGCGTCTCGGCGGTGCCCCGGAAGATCTCCTCCACCAGCGCGTCGCGGTCGGGGAAGTGCCGGTAGAAGGTGGCGTTGCCGATCCCGGCGGCCTTGGCGATCCGGTCCGTCGGCACCTGGAGCCCCTCCCGCGCGAAGAGTTCGCGGGCCGCGTCGATCAGGGCCTGCCGGTTGCGGGCCGCGTCCCGGCGCTTCGGGCCGGTCGAGGGGCCGCCCGGCGCAGTGGGACGGGCGGGGTCCGGCGGGACGGGCATGGCGGTGGCCTCGGATGGGTCGGGAAGGCGGCGGCCCGGGCCGCTCCGGTGGTCCGGACCCGGGAGGCCCGCGGCGGGCTGCCGGGGACCGTGACCGGTTCACCCTCCCACAGATGCGGGGCGTCGGACCTCGGCCCGCCCGACGCCCGGCCCCGACGCCTGGACCCGACGCCTGGCCCCGACGGTCTGCCCGGCCCGCGCGCCCTCGCGCCCGCGCGCGCCGGGGCTCTAGGGTGCGCGGGTGATCACTGTCATCGGGGAAGTCATGGCGGCCGGCGAGCGGATGGCTCGGGGGCTGGCGGGGTTGGACGAGGCGGCCGTGCGGGGGGATTCGGGGCTGGCCGGGTGGAGCCGGGGGTACGCCGCCTCGCACGTGGTGCGGAGCATCGACGCGTACCTGTGGTTGCTGGCCTGGGCCCGGGACGGGGTGCAGCCGGGGCCGCGGGCGACCGGGGCGGAGATCGCCGCGGCGGTCGAGGCCGGGGCCGGCGGGAGCGGCGGCGAGCTGGCGGCGGAGCTGCGCGGCAGGCTGGCGACGCTGGAGGAGGCGGTGGCGGGGATGCCGGCCGAGCGGTGGGAGTTCCTGGTCTCGGCGCTGCCGGGGTGGCGGCATCCGGCCTGGTACACGGTGAACCGGTGCTGGCGGGAGATCGAGACGCACCACGTGGACCTGGCGGTCGGGTACCGGCCGGCGGACTGGTCGGCGGCGTACGTGCGGTGGGCGCTGGACGACACCCTGGCGGCTTTGGCGGCACGGGAGTTCCCGGTGGGGGAGGTCAAGGCGACGGACCTCGGCCGGAGTTGGCGAGTCGACGGCGAGGGTCCGGTGGTCGGTGCGCCCGGACACGTGCTGCTCGCCTGGTTGAGCGGACGTGGCCCGGGGGAGAACGGCTGGCCCGCGCCGCCGACTTGGCCGTTGCCGCCGAGTCCGGGGTGGGGGTGAAGGGACCGGCACCCGGTGGGGGTGAAGGGTCCAAGGACATGCCGACGGGTGACCAAAGTCCCTAAGTAGGGAGTGAAGATCGGGGGCAGGGTGGGTGAGTTGGTCTTGGCGCCGGGAGCCCGGTGCGAGGGCCGACCGGTCCTGTCCCCGAGTAGATCCGAGTTCCATGTCGACCGTCATAGACACCGCGCCGTACAGCCCGTTCCACCGGCGGCTCGCCCTGGCCTGCTCGGGCGGGCCCTTGCTCGACGGGTACATCCTGAGCATCGTCGGGGTGGCCCTGATCGGGATGAAGCCGGAACTGGGGTTGAGCGCCGCCGAGGTGAGCCTGATCGGGGCCGCGGCGCTGATCGGGATGTTCGTCGGCGGGGCGGTGTTCGGGGTGCTGACGGACAAGGTCGGGCGGGAGGTGATGTACACCGCCGACCTGCTGGTGATGGTGGCGTGTTCGGTGGCCTCGTTCTGGGCCACCGACGTCTGGGTGATCGTGGTGCTGAGGTTCGTGCTCGGCATGGCGGTGGCCGCCGACTACCCGATCGCGACCTCGCTGCTGGCCGAGTGGCTGCCGATCAAGGACCGGGGGCGGCTGCTGGGCAAGCAGATCGTCGCCTGGTACGCGGGCTCGGTGCTGGCGTACGTGGTGGGCTACCTCTTCCTCCGCCTCGGCGGGGACGGCAGCTGGCGCTGGATGCTGGCGAGCTCGGCGCTGCTCTGCGGGTTCTTCCTGGTGGTGCGGCGCGGGTCGCCGGAGTCGCCGCTCTGGCTGGCGCAGCACGGCCGCGGCGAGGAGGCCGTCGCGGTGGTCCGCAAGCACCTGGGCCGGGAGGTGACGGTCGCCGAGCTGACGGCCGGAACGGACGATCAAGGCGGCGCGGGCGGGTTCCGTGAGCTGTTCAGCCCCGAGTACCGGCGGCGGACGCTGTTCTGCGGGCTGTTCTTCCTCTGCCAGGTGGCGCCGCTGTTCGCGATGCTGACCTTCGGGCCGCAGATCCTCGGCTCCTTCGGGATGCCGGGCGGCACCGCGATGGACACCCTCGGCACCGGCGTGATCAGCCTGGTCTTCCTGGTCGGCTGCTACCCGGCGCTGCGCGCGATCGACACCCACGGCCGACGGCCCACCATCATCTGGTCGTTCGCGCTGATGATCGTGCCGCTGGCCTTCCTCGGCGTCTGGCCCACGGCTCCGGCGCTGCTCGCGCTGCTGGCCCTGTGCGCGTACGCCTTCCTCTGCGGCGGCCCGAACGTGCTCGACTGGACCTACCCGAACGAGCTCTTCCCGACCCGGATCCGGGCCACGGCGGTGGGGTTCGCGACCTCGGTGAGCCGGATCGGCGCCGCCGTCGGCACGTACCTGCTGCCGCTCGCGCTGAGCGGGATCGGCATCGGCCCGACCATGCTGATCGCGGCCGGGCTGACGGCGGCGGGGTGGCTGGTGTGCGTGCTCTGGGCGGAGGAGACCCGGGGCGCGGGTCTCCAGCAGGCGGCGGACGTGGTGCGGAGTGCGCCGGTGGTCGGAGGGTCGGAGGTGGCTGACCGTCAGTTGGCCTCCCGCTGAGGGGCCTGGTCAGGCCGGGACGGCGGCCGGGCGGCGGGTGGCGTCTAGCAGCCGGGCCGGGCCGGCCGCCAGGGCGCGGAGCACCTGGGGGAGGTCGAAGGGGTCGACGGAGTCGTCCACGGTGATCACCGAGAGTTCGGGGGCGAGGGCGCGACAGTGGGCGGTGACGGCCTCGACCAGGGCGGGGTGACGCGGGGCCAGGGCGAGGACGGCCAGTCGGCCGTCCCCGTACACGGCGTTGACGGCCCGCACCTCGGGGTGGACGGCACGCAGCCGGCGGAGCAGCCGGACGCTGGTGGCCGGGCCGGTGAGGTGTTCGGTGGGCTGATCGGCAGGGGGGCGCAGCGAGTCGAAGACCGGGCTCGCGCGGTGGGCGACCCGGTCGACCCGGACCACGGGGGACCGGCAGGGGCCGGGCACCCGGGCCTCGATCACCCCTTCGAGCAGCAGCTCGCTGCCCCAGGGCACGGTGAGCCCGGTGAGGGGTGCGGCCGTCACCGGGCAGGGGGCCTGCCGCAGGGCGGCGGCAAGCTCGAAGCACGAGCGGCCGTCCGGCGAACTTCCCCCGGCGGTGGGGCCGGTGGTGGCTGCGGCCACCGTGAGCAGGGGGTCGTTGCCGAGCGAGAGCACCACCGGGAGGTCGGCCGTCAGCGGGTGGCGGGCGAGCGGGTCGGCGGGGTCGAGCCGTAGGGTGAGGCGGTTGCGGGAGCGGGCCTCGAAGCGGCAGAGCCGGCCGTAGGGCTCCGGGCCGGCAGGAAGGGCCGTGAGCACCAGGGCCCGGTCGGCGGGGTCGGGGGCTTGGTCCTCCTCGGCGGTGCCGAACAGCGGCAGCAGCGCGCCGAGGTCCACCTCTGCGCCGAACAGCGCGTACTCGTCCCAGGGCGGGTCGGCGCGGTCGACGGTGGGTGCGGGCGGGACGGCCTCCCAACGGCGGCCGAACTCCTCGACCTGGGTGCGGAGCGGCGTGCGCACGGGCAGGCCGAGCGCGACGGCGTGGTTGGCCCAGGAGCCGAGCAGGCCGGTGGTCAGTTGGGCGTCGGGGTGGTCGCGCAGGTTGTCCAGGTAGAGCCCGGGCGCGTGGTCACCCAGCTCGGCGGCGGCCCGGACGGCCCGGGGCAGGCCGAGTTCGGTGTCCAACTCCTCGGTGATGTGTAGGAGTTGCTGTTCGAGGTCGAGGGCGTCGAGGTAGGCACGGAGGTCGTCGTACGGCACAGGGTGGGCGCCTTTCTCTACGAGCGTTCGTCCTGCTCAGATCAGACCACAGCGCCCCCGGCCAAGCCGGGATTGAAGCGGCGCGAGCGGCTTGCTCAGCGGGTGATCCGGGCCAGCCAGGGGGTGAGGGTCGGCAGCGGCACCGGCTCCCGGTAGCTCGGCTCGCCGGGCACGGCGACCACCAGGGTGGTGGCGGGCGGGAAGGCGCGGGTGCGGACGTGGGCCAGGCCGGACCAGACGGCGGCGAGGAAGGCGGCCACCGAGGCCTTGGGCACGTCGAAGGCCACGCCGTCCACCGTCACCCGGGCGTCCTCGTGGGTGAACAGGCAGACCTCGACGGCGGGTTGGCCGCCCAGCTCGATCAGCGCCTCGTGCGCGAAGAACTCCGCCGGGTCGGCGGAGGGGGCGGCGGTGAGCGCGGCGGAGGTCCGGTCGGCGCCGATCTCCTCGGTGATCCGGACGGGCCGGTCGAAGCGGTGGGCGGCGGCGGAGACGGCGGTGAGGACGCTCTGGGTGCTGGGGGAATCGGTCACGGTGGCTCCGGTAACGGGTTGGGGGTACGCCGGTGGCCCGGCCTCCACCCGGGTGGGCGGGGGCCGGGCCACCGGTCAGGGCGGTGCGGCTCAGCCGGTGTAGTAGCCGGTGATGTCGGCGACCAGGTTGACGTTGCCGGCCTTGTTGTAGAGGGACACCTTGCCGTCGGCACCGACCGGCACGATCACCAGGTTCGGGATGACCTGCCCGGTGGTGAAGTTCAGGTTGGAGACGGTCGGCAGCGAGGTGCCGCTCGGGTAGACCGCGACGAAGCCGGGGGCGGTCGGGGTGACGGCGGTGACGTTCAGCACGACCGCCTTGACGCCGGTGGCCGGCAGGCCGGCCTTGCCGGCGACCTGGAGGGCGATGGCCGAGTCCGGGCCCACCGGGGCGGCCTTGGCGGCGCCGAGGCCGGTCCGGGTGTCCAGCAGGCGGGCCGGGCCCACGCTGGTGAACTTCGAGACGCCGCTGGGGGTGTAGTAGCCGGTGATGTCGGCGATCAGGTTGACGCTGCCGGCCTTGTTGTAGAGGTCGACCTTGCCGTTGGTGATCGGCACCACCACCAGGTTCGGGATGGTCTGCCCGGCGGTGAAGTTGAGGTTCGAGACGGTCGGCATCGTCCCGCCGTTCGGGTAGACCGTGACGAAGCTGGAGGCGGTCGGGCCGGTGGCCGTCACGTTCAGCACCACGCCGGTGGCGTTGGCGGGCACGCCCGCCTTGCCGGCGATGTCCAGGGTCACCTTGCCGTCGGGGCCGACGGGGGCCTTCGCGGCGCCCAGGCCGGCGCGGGTGTCGAGCAGCCGGGTCGGCGTGGTGGTGGTGAACTTCGAGGCGCCGCGCGGCGAGTAGTACCCGGTCACGTCGGCGACCAGGTTGACCGAGCCGGCCTGGTTGTAGAAGTTGACCTTGCCGTTGACGACCGGCACGACCACCAGGTTCGGGATGGTCTGCCCGGCCACGAAGTTGAGGTTCGAGGCGAGCGGCCTGGGCTGCCCGTTGGGGTAGACCGTCACGTAGCTGCCGGCGGTCGGGCCGACGGCGGTCACGTTCAGGATCACCGAGGTGGCGTCGGCCGGGATGCCGGTGCCGCTGCCGGTGACCTTGAGCGAGACGGTGCCGCCGCCGTTCACCGCTCCCCTGGCGACGCCCTGCCCGATCCGGGTGTCCATGACGCGGGTCGGACCGTACGGGGTGTAGCCACCGGACGGGTAGACCACGTCCACGTCGGTGGACTTCAGGAAGGCGAGGCGGTGGTTGAACCGGATCGGGAAGTAGGTGTCGTTGCCGACCACCAGCGTCCGGTCGTGCGGCGCGCTGCCGTCGATGGTCTGGGCGTAGTAGAAGTAGCCCGGCACCTGCGAGTCGCCGCCGGCCACGTAGCCCTGACCGGCGGCGATGGTCGCGGTCAGCGGGGCGGGCGCCTGCCCCGGGGCAAAGAGACCCGGGTACGCCGCGTACGCGGACTGCTCCGGATAGGTGCGGCCGTAGACCGGGATGCTCGCGAGCCCGGCCTTCGGGGTCAGCACCGGTGCGTCGGTGCCCTGGTCGGCGACGCCGGTGGTGCCGCTCGGGTTGTAGAACCAGGCCTTGACGCCGCCGTACCAGATCGCCGTCCAGTCACCGGAGAGGTCGGCCACCACGAAGCTGGCGCCGGTGACGGCCTTGTCCGTCCAGTCGGCCGCCTTGGTCGAACCGCCGTTGATCAGCGGGGCGTTGGCGTCCGGCGAGGTGCGCAGGTAGACGAAGTTCTGCGGCCGGTCGGCGGTGCCGTCCACCGGCGGCTGGTTGCTCGCGTCGAAGGCGGGCGAGACGACCACCTTGCCGCCGATGGCCAGCAGGCCACCGGCGTCGGCCTTGACCGGCGCGCCGAGCAGGTCCATGTAGTGGTTCCAGTCCCAGAACGTGCCCGGGTCCCAGTGCATCCCGTTGACCAGGGACTGGATCGGGCCGGGCACGTCGTCGTGGCCGATGACGTGCTGCCGGTCCAGCGGGATCCCGTACTTGGCGGCCAGGTACTTCACCAGGGTCGCGGAGGACTGGTAGAGCTGCTCGGAGTACCAGGTCGGCTTGTCGGTCGGGAAGGCGTAGCCCTCGTGCTCGATGCCGATGCTGTGCATGTTGATCGACTTGTTGCCGGCGTGCCAGGCGATGTTCTTGTTGTCCACCAGCTGGGTCACGTGACCGTCGCCGGAGCGGACGATGTAGTGCGCGCTGGCCACCGAGGCCGGGTCCTGGAAGGTCCTGATCGCGCTGTCGAAGCCGCTCTCGGTGTCGTGGATGACGATGTAGTTGATCTTGTCGCCGTCGGCCGGACGGTTCGCCTGGTTGTAGTTCCCGTACGAGGTCTTGTCGTTGGGGTTGGTCAGCGCGTACGCGGCCGGGTTGAAGTCGCAGCCGAGTCCGGCCGGGCAGTCGGCCTGCTGTGCAGCCGCCTGCTGGGTGTCGGCGGCGAGCGAGCGCGGCGCGGCGGCCGGGGCCTGGGCGGTGGCCGGGGCCTGGGCGGTGGCCACCCTGGGGGTGCGGACGTTCGGGTCGGCGGCGAGCCGGACGGACTGGCCGTCGGAGGTGGTGCCGGCGGCGCCGGTGCGCAGGGTGGCGAACACCCGGTCGGCGAAGGCGTCGCCGCTCGCGGCGTCCGGGGACTGGCTGAACCTCGCCACGGCGCCGTACCAGGCACCCGGGTCGGTGGCCTGGTCGGCGGCCGGGGCCTGGCCGAGCTCCTTCCGGTACCGGACCAGCAGGGCGGCGGCGCCGCGGATGCTCTGCGCGGAGTCGGTCTTCAACTGGTCGGCCGGGCGGCCCAGCAGTTTGGCGGCGGCGTCCAGGGTGTGCAGCGCGGGGCCGTCCACCACGGCGGGGGCGGGCGCCTGCGCGGTACTGGCAGGGGCGTCCTCGCCCCGGCCGTCGACCTCGGGGCCCGGGCCGTTCGCGAGGGCCTTGGTGACGGCGGCCGCGTCGACCTGGGTCAGGCCCATCACGTTGTAGTTGCCGGTGGTGCTCGGCGCGCCCTGGTGCGACTCCCAGCGGGTCTGCTGGTACGAGAGCGCGATCAGCACGCTCGCCGGCACCTTGAACTCGGCCGCGGCGGCGGCGAACTGCTGCTGCAGCCCGTTGGTCGCCTGGTCCTGGGCCTGGTTCTGGTTCTGGTCCTGAGCCTGGGCCTGGGCCTGGTCCTGGGCCTGGGCCGAGGCGGCGGTGGCGGTGCCGGCCAGCGCCAGGCAGGAGGCGGAGGTGGCCAGGGCGGCGGCGATGGCCAGCGGAGCGGTCAGCCGGTGCTTGCGACGGCGGGTGCTCCCGGCCGTGGCACG from Kitasatospora sp. MMS16-BH015 encodes:
- a CDS encoding PPOX class F420-dependent oxidoreductase; translation: MRNPADQLADSKYLLLTTFDETGGRAHASRLWVVADGPALGVWAPADSGEARRIRRRSRVLVGPCDAHGRPTGQPVPARAGLCDADATARYRSSLIDKYGLTAMVTLAVSRLRVGLAGTVGIRITPSELERRLVGPEWRPPSTYCPN
- a CDS encoding maleylpyruvate isomerase family mycothiol-dependent enzyme — protein: MITVIGEVMAAGERMARGLAGLDEAAVRGDSGLAGWSRGYAASHVVRSIDAYLWLLAWARDGVQPGPRATGAEIAAAVEAGAGGSGGELAAELRGRLATLEEAVAGMPAERWEFLVSALPGWRHPAWYTVNRCWREIETHHVDLAVGYRPADWSAAYVRWALDDTLAALAAREFPVGEVKATDLGRSWRVDGEGPVVGAPGHVLLAWLSGRGPGENGWPAPPTWPLPPSPGWG
- a CDS encoding MFS transporter; the encoded protein is MSTVIDTAPYSPFHRRLALACSGGPLLDGYILSIVGVALIGMKPELGLSAAEVSLIGAAALIGMFVGGAVFGVLTDKVGREVMYTADLLVMVACSVASFWATDVWVIVVLRFVLGMAVAADYPIATSLLAEWLPIKDRGRLLGKQIVAWYAGSVLAYVVGYLFLRLGGDGSWRWMLASSALLCGFFLVVRRGSPESPLWLAQHGRGEEAVAVVRKHLGREVTVAELTAGTDDQGGAGGFRELFSPEYRRRTLFCGLFFLCQVAPLFAMLTFGPQILGSFGMPGGTAMDTLGTGVISLVFLVGCYPALRAIDTHGRRPTIIWSFALMIVPLAFLGVWPTAPALLALLALCAYAFLCGGPNVLDWTYPNELFPTRIRATAVGFATSVSRIGAAVGTYLLPLALSGIGIGPTMLIAAGLTAAGWLVCVLWAEETRGAGLQQAADVVRSAPVVGGSEVADRQLASR
- a CDS encoding N-acetylmuramoyl-L-alanine amidase gives rise to the protein MTAIQGARSGEGTQRATAGSTRRRKHRLTAPLAIAAALATSASCLALAGTATAASAQAQDQAQAQAQDQNQNQAQDQATNGLQQQFAAAAAEFKVPASVLIALSYQQTRWESHQGAPSTTGNYNVMGLTQVDAAAVTKALANGPGPEVDGRGEDAPASTAQAPAPAVVDGPALHTLDAAAKLLGRPADQLKTDSAQSIRGAAALLVRYRKELGQAPAADQATDPGAWYGAVARFSQSPDAASGDAFADRVFATLRTGAAGTTSDGQSVRLAADPNVRTPRVATAQAPATAQAPAAAPRSLAADTQQAAAQQADCPAGLGCDFNPAAYALTNPNDKTSYGNYNQANRPADGDKINYIVIHDTESGFDSAIRTFQDPASVASAHYIVRSGDGHVTQLVDNKNIAWHAGNKSINMHSIGIEHEGYAFPTDKPTWYSEQLYQSSATLVKYLAAKYGIPLDRQHVIGHDDVPGPIQSLVNGMHWDPGTFWDWNHYMDLLGAPVKADAGGLLAIGGKVVVSPAFDASNQPPVDGTADRPQNFVYLRTSPDANAPLINGGSTKAADWTDKAVTGASFVVADLSGDWTAIWYGGVKAWFYNPSGTTGVADQGTDAPVLTPKAGLASIPVYGRTYPEQSAYAAYPGLFAPGQAPAPLTATIAAGQGYVAGGDSQVPGYFYYAQTIDGSAPHDRTLVVGNDTYFPIRFNHRLAFLKSTDVDVVYPSGGYTPYGPTRVMDTRIGQGVARGAVNGGGTVSLKVTGSGTGIPADATSVILNVTAVGPTAGSYVTVYPNGQPRPLASNLNFVAGQTIPNLVVVPVVNGKVNFYNQAGSVNLVADVTGYYSPRGASKFTTTTPTRLLDTRAGLGAAKAPVGPDGKVTLDIAGKAGVPANATGVVLNVTATGPTASSFVTVYPNGGTMPTVSNLNFTAGQTIPNLVVVPITNGKVDLYNKAGSVNLIADITGYYTPSGVSKFTSVGPARLLDTRTGLGAAKAAPVGPDSAIALQVAGKAGLPATGVKAVVLNVTAVTPTAPGFVAVYPSGTSLPTVSNLNFTTGQVIPNLVIVPVGADGKVSLYNKAGNVNLVADITGYYTG
- a CDS encoding ester cyclase; this translates as MTNSKETVRQFLLQVRSGLHPDRAGHFMADRVRAHQVASEAPVVVERTPQQYTEHVQEMIDAYGPFTLTVDELLAEGDRVYARWTQHGRHLGLVDHHPPTGAQVTAMTSAVYRVEDGLIVEYWIQIDRQGITAQLQQAATER
- a CDS encoding TetR/AcrR family transcriptional regulator — encoded protein: MPVPPDPARPTAPGGPSTGPKRRDAARNRQALIDAARELFAREGLQVPTDRIAKAAGIGNATFYRHFPDRDALVEEIFRGTAETLGEAAAEALARDEAWPALAGYFERIFALVSRDRGLNDLVTAAAGRSAFLDDISRGNAATVTTLVARAQEEGTLRTDVAAMDVLVLMGPLLRAMPALVADHPEGWRRPLALLLDAFRPTGHPLPGTPVPPERLDQTFSRLWQT
- a CDS encoding ubiquinol-cytochrome c reductase cytochrome b subunit — its product is MIQRQDPGRGRGQRAADWADGRLGVYTVARANLRKIFPDHWSFMLGEICLYSFAIIILTGVYLTLFFKPGMGEVVYHGAYAPLNGIRMSEAYASTMDISFEVRGGLLIRQIHHWAAVVFIAAMFVHMMRVFFTGAFRKPREINWVFGFLLLFLGMFDGFMGYSLPDDLLSGTGIRFMEGAVLAVPLVGSYLQMFLFGGEFPGTDIVPRLFTVHVLLIPGVMVGLLVAHLILVFHHKHTQWAGPGRTEQNVVGMPLMPVYLAKAGGFFFLVFGVIALMSAIATINPIWAYGPYRPDQVSTDAQPDWYMGFAEGLIRVMPGWEVRAWGHTLNLGVFIPLTLFPVILLAIAAYPFIEGWATRSGREHHLLDRPRNAPVRTALVAAWISLYLVMLVGGGNDLFATHLHLSLNTITYAARAGFFLVPVVTFWVTKRWCLGLQRRDRDKVLHGRETGVIKRLPHGEFVEVHAPLPQDELFKLTAHEQPGPIALPAPADANGVARPAGALDRLRAGLSQGIHGEHARVPKPTAEEYRESAAGHGH
- a CDS encoding UbiD family decarboxylase domain-containing protein translates to MPYDDLRAYLDALDLEQQLLHITEELDTELGLPRAVRAAAELGDHAPGLYLDNLRDHPDAQLTTGLLGSWANHAVALGLPVRTPLRTQVEEFGRRWEAVPPAPTVDRADPPWDEYALFGAEVDLGALLPLFGTAEEDQAPDPADRALVLTALPAGPEPYGRLCRFEARSRNRLTLRLDPADPLARHPLTADLPVVLSLGNDPLLTVAAATTGPTAGGSSPDGRSCFELAAALRQAPCPVTAAPLTGLTVPWGSELLLEGVIEARVPGPCRSPVVRVDRVAHRASPVFDSLRPPADQPTEHLTGPATSVRLLRRLRAVHPEVRAVNAVYGDGRLAVLALAPRHPALVEAVTAHCRALAPELSVITVDDSVDPFDLPQVLRALAAGPARLLDATRRPAAVPA